One genomic segment of Chitinophaga sancti includes these proteins:
- a CDS encoding RagB/SusD family nutrient uptake outer membrane protein — MKKILSCILMITMLAACTKDLNQVPSVEETSESVYTSLANYKSVLAKLYSAFAVAGIEKGDGNADMASSTASWGYLRVYFNLQEVPTDEVVYTWAGGDNLTNIQYMTWGASDTWVSAMYYRIYYTVALCNEFLRNATDAKIASFSESDQTTLKVFRAEARFLRALAYTHAMDLYGNVPFVTENDEVGAFTPPRIKRADLYDYIQSELKDIEEVLPAPLQNEYGRVSRAAAWTLLARNYLNAAVYTGTADYTNCVTYCNKVITGGYSLEATYKKLFNGDNDKRTANEIIFPIEADATNTTTWGSTTYLVNGPIVGSMKAADYGVVSGWASIRTLREFVNSFPDTTGQTDIRGDFWTDGQTLNVDDPSSSSQGLSIVKFTNLNDDGSYTTDGGLVNTDFPMFRLADVYLMYAEAVLRGGTGGSVGQAVNYVNLIRERAYLNSSGDINASALTLDFILAERGRELFWECSRRTDLIRFGKFTGGDYLWQWKGGSVNGQSVDTKYNLYPIPSTDLASNPNLIQNSGY, encoded by the coding sequence ATGAAAAAGATATTATCCTGCATATTAATGATCACCATGCTGGCCGCCTGTACAAAGGATTTGAACCAGGTACCCAGTGTGGAAGAGACATCCGAATCCGTATACACTTCTCTTGCTAATTATAAATCCGTACTGGCCAAACTCTACTCCGCCTTTGCAGTAGCGGGTATTGAAAAGGGTGATGGCAATGCGGATATGGCAAGTAGCACTGCATCATGGGGATACCTGAGAGTATATTTCAACCTGCAGGAAGTACCCACTGACGAAGTAGTGTATACCTGGGCCGGTGGCGATAACCTCACGAATATACAATACATGACATGGGGTGCTTCTGACACCTGGGTGAGTGCGATGTATTATCGTATCTATTATACCGTTGCACTCTGCAATGAGTTCCTGAGAAATGCGACAGATGCAAAAATCGCTTCCTTCTCTGAATCTGATCAGACCACGCTGAAGGTGTTCAGGGCCGAAGCCCGTTTTCTGCGTGCACTGGCCTATACACATGCCATGGACCTGTATGGCAATGTGCCCTTTGTAACTGAAAACGATGAAGTAGGCGCCTTCACCCCACCACGTATCAAAAGAGCAGACCTGTATGATTATATCCAGTCTGAGTTGAAAGATATAGAAGAAGTATTGCCTGCTCCTTTGCAAAATGAATATGGCAGGGTAAGCAGGGCTGCTGCATGGACGTTATTGGCCAGGAACTACCTGAATGCCGCTGTATACACAGGTACGGCCGATTATACTAACTGTGTGACTTATTGTAACAAGGTGATCACCGGTGGTTATTCTTTGGAGGCAACCTATAAAAAACTGTTCAATGGCGATAATGACAAACGTACAGCAAATGAGATCATCTTCCCTATAGAAGCAGATGCAACAAATACTACTACCTGGGGCTCCACTACCTACCTGGTGAATGGTCCGATCGTAGGCAGCATGAAAGCTGCTGACTATGGCGTAGTGTCAGGATGGGCCAGCATTCGCACGCTCAGGGAGTTTGTAAACTCTTTCCCTGATACAACAGGCCAGACAGATATCCGTGGTGATTTCTGGACAGATGGACAAACCCTGAATGTAGATGATCCATCTTCTTCCAGCCAGGGACTCTCTATCGTTAAGTTCACGAACCTGAATGATGATGGTAGTTATACTACAGATGGTGGATTGGTAAATACTGATTTCCCAATGTTCCGTTTGGCAGATGTATACCTGATGTATGCAGAAGCTGTATTGAGAGGAGGCACCGGTGGCTCTGTTGGCCAAGCTGTGAATTATGTGAACCTGATCCGCGAACGAGCTTACCTGAATTCTTCAGGTGATATAAACGCGTCTGCCTTAACGCTCGATTTCATCCTGGCAGAACGTGGCCGTGAACTTTTCTGGGAATGTAGTCGTCGTACAGACCTGATCCGCTTTGGTAAGTTTACAGGTGGCGATTATTTATGGCAATGGAAAGGAGGTTCCGTGAACGGACAATCCGTAGATACAAAATATAACCTGTATCCGATTCCATCAACTGACCTGGCTTCAAATCCTAACCTGATCCAAAATTCAGGCTACTAA
- a CDS encoding SusE domain-containing protein, which produces MKKIVCYILSIFLFASCKKEGAEAVLTGFEDATLTATATQLALSQSAKDSVVLQLMWNAGTLSVSNGYAVEESLITTTVQYALDANFSSIKKEVAVTSSSLSYTTATLNTLVLGFGLTAGESGTVYVRVKSTLTANTSSNYSNVLALSITPYVSGNDAAYLYMASTDLTSFPWKLCARNKDGKYDGFVKVDQWYNFLLTNEESNSASVIYGGYPANDNQYVLYAGSDRWNCWTANGGYLYITANTNALTWSETVINSLSVVGDFNSWSTTATPMTYDAASKIWTASITTTAAEQWGIKVLINQSWSWFFGTSEEAGVCTLYTADANGFPYTKVGTYTLKLDLSDPKNFKYSVE; this is translated from the coding sequence ATGAAAAAAATAGTTTGCTATATACTAAGCATATTCCTTTTTGCCAGTTGTAAAAAGGAAGGAGCAGAGGCAGTATTAACGGGTTTTGAAGATGCGACCCTGACTGCTACGGCTACACAATTAGCATTGTCACAGTCTGCAAAAGATAGTGTGGTGCTACAGCTGATGTGGAATGCCGGCACCTTAAGCGTATCTAATGGTTATGCAGTAGAAGAGTCATTGATCACAACGACTGTGCAGTATGCACTGGATGCCAATTTTAGCAGCATCAAAAAAGAAGTAGCAGTGACCAGCTCTTCCCTCTCTTACACCACCGCTACTTTGAATACTTTAGTACTTGGATTTGGCCTGACGGCTGGTGAAAGTGGTACAGTGTACGTGCGTGTAAAATCCACCCTCACTGCAAATACATCCTCCAATTACAGCAATGTATTAGCGCTCAGCATCACGCCTTACGTATCAGGGAACGATGCGGCTTATTTATACATGGCGAGCACCGATCTCACCTCTTTCCCCTGGAAACTTTGTGCCCGGAATAAAGACGGAAAATATGACGGCTTTGTAAAAGTAGACCAGTGGTACAATTTCCTGCTCACGAATGAAGAAAGCAACAGTGCTTCCGTAATATACGGTGGTTATCCTGCTAATGATAATCAATATGTATTATATGCCGGTAGTGACCGTTGGAACTGCTGGACGGCGAATGGCGGATACCTCTACATTACAGCCAATACAAATGCACTCACATGGAGTGAAACCGTGATCAACTCTCTCAGTGTAGTAGGCGACTTTAATAGCTGGAGTACTACTGCCACCCCCATGACGTACGATGCTGCCAGCAAGATATGGACAGCCAGCATCACCACCACTGCTGCAGAGCAATGGGGTATCAAAGTACTGATCAATCAAAGCTGGAGCTGGTTCTTTGGTACCAGTGAGGAAGCAGGTGTATGTACATTGTACACTGCCGATGCAAATGGATTTCCGTATACAAAAGTAGGTACCTACACATTGAAACTGGATCTGAGCGATCCAAAAAACTTTAAATATTCTGTAGAATGA
- a CDS encoding arabinogalactan endo-beta-1,4-galactanase: MRNFKILVAMLLLFACGKDNGATTTTTDTSGFAKGADISWLTEMEASGKKFYNAGGIEMDGIRLLQTLGVNAVRLRVWVNPTDGWCNKNDLLVKAYRAHSLGLRILIDFHYSDSWADPSQQTKPAAWSGMSVDELKTAVADHTTEVLTLLKEEGITPEWVQVGNETGNGMLWEEGKASTNMANYAALTNAGYDAVKAVFPAAKVIVHLQNGNDNSLFRWLFDGLKSNGAKWDVIGMSLYPTKDNWESLNTACYANMQDMISRYGSDVMICEVGMDQEQAATAKSFLADLIAKSKSISNNKVLGVFYWEPEAYGAWKNYTMGAFDDSGKPTEALDAFK; the protein is encoded by the coding sequence ATGAGGAACTTCAAGATACTGGTAGCAATGTTGTTATTGTTTGCATGTGGTAAGGACAATGGCGCTACAACAACGACCACAGATACCTCGGGATTCGCCAAAGGTGCAGATATAAGCTGGCTTACAGAAATGGAAGCGTCCGGCAAAAAATTCTACAATGCCGGGGGCATAGAAATGGATGGTATCAGATTATTACAAACGCTGGGTGTAAATGCAGTACGCCTGCGTGTATGGGTCAATCCTACAGATGGCTGGTGTAATAAGAATGATCTGCTGGTAAAAGCATATCGTGCACATAGCCTGGGGCTGCGTATCCTGATCGATTTTCACTATAGTGACAGCTGGGCGGATCCCAGTCAGCAAACCAAACCTGCGGCATGGTCCGGCATGAGTGTTGATGAACTTAAAACTGCCGTCGCTGATCATACTACAGAAGTGCTGACCCTGTTAAAAGAAGAGGGGATCACGCCAGAATGGGTACAGGTAGGCAATGAAACAGGCAATGGCATGCTGTGGGAAGAAGGAAAAGCATCCACGAATATGGCCAATTATGCTGCATTGACCAATGCAGGATATGATGCTGTCAAAGCGGTGTTTCCTGCTGCCAAAGTAATTGTACACCTGCAAAATGGCAATGATAATTCTTTGTTCAGATGGCTGTTTGACGGTTTGAAATCGAATGGTGCAAAATGGGATGTGATCGGTATGTCGTTGTATCCCACCAAAGATAATTGGGAGTCATTGAACACTGCTTGTTATGCGAACATGCAGGATATGATATCCCGGTATGGTTCTGATGTCATGATCTGTGAAGTGGGTATGGATCAGGAACAGGCAGCCACAGCTAAAAGTTTCCTGGCTGATCTGATTGCAAAATCAAAGTCTATTTCCAATAACAAAGTATTGGGTGTATTTTACTGGGAACCCGAGGCGTATGGCGCCTGGAAAAACTACACAATGGGCGCATTCGACGACTCAGGAAAACCCACTGAAGCGCTGGATGCATTTAAATAA
- a CDS encoding DUF4982 domain-containing protein, whose translation MMMKRWCLLFVLISNCLQAQDRQEYLLQKNWQFIQSDPSGAMEPNFNDKDWKTVSVPHDWAIYGPFDRNNDLQKVAVKQNGETTASTKTGRTGGLPYTGIGWYRNHFDVPAGTTVSLLFDGAMSEAKVYVNGKEACFWPNGYNSFSVDVTPYLTADGQHNLLAVRLENKPQSSRWYPGAGLYRNVHVIATRKAHVPVWGTYVTTPYVSDAYAAVNLKTTIDNTGDADVKVITEILNAKGEKVAVKENIQKVTHGKPFEQNFIVNQPALWSPETPDLYTAKSVIYMNGAQIDTYTTRFGIRDIRFVADKGFYLNGKLRKFQGVCNHHDLGPLGAAINVAALRYQLTLLKEMGCDAIRTSHNMPAPELVDLCNEMGFMMMIEPFDEWDIAKCENGYHRFFAEWAEKDMVNMLRHYRNDPAVVLWSIGNEVPTQCSPDGYKVASFLQDICHREDPTRPVTCGMDQVSCVLNNGFASMIDIPGFNYRVHRYKEAYGKLPQNLVLGTETSSTVSSRGVYQFPVVRKGDAVYKDHQSSSYDFEYCSWSNLPDEDLAMAEDNEWSIGQFVWTGFDYLGEPSPYDVDGWPNHSSMFGIIDLASIPKDRYYLYRSVWNKKVATLHVLPHWTWPGREGQITPVFAYTNYPSAELFINGTSYGKRFKNDSTTQNRYRLMWMNAVYEKGEIKVVAYDENGKAAEEKIVRTAGKPHHIVLEANRDTIAADGSDLAYIRVKIVDKDGNLCPADQRLITFTVSGAGRYRAAANGDPTSLDLFHLPRMHAFNGELTTIVQSKEQAGEIIVEAKAKGLSPGRILLKSGF comes from the coding sequence ATGATGATGAAAAGATGGTGCCTGCTATTTGTGCTGATCTCAAATTGCTTACAGGCACAGGACCGGCAGGAATATTTGCTGCAAAAAAACTGGCAGTTTATCCAAAGCGATCCATCGGGCGCAATGGAACCAAACTTCAATGATAAAGACTGGAAAACTGTTTCCGTACCACATGACTGGGCAATATATGGTCCTTTCGATCGCAATAATGACCTGCAGAAGGTGGCGGTAAAACAGAATGGTGAAACTACTGCCAGCACGAAAACTGGCAGAACGGGAGGCCTGCCTTATACAGGTATTGGTTGGTATCGTAACCATTTTGATGTACCTGCAGGTACGACCGTATCGCTGTTATTTGATGGTGCTATGAGCGAAGCGAAAGTATATGTGAATGGTAAAGAAGCTTGTTTCTGGCCCAATGGATACAACTCATTTTCAGTAGATGTGACCCCTTATTTAACGGCTGATGGTCAGCATAACCTGTTAGCCGTTCGTTTAGAAAATAAGCCACAATCTTCCAGGTGGTATCCTGGTGCAGGCTTGTACAGGAATGTACATGTGATAGCCACACGAAAAGCACATGTACCTGTATGGGGTACATATGTGACTACACCTTACGTATCCGATGCATATGCTGCTGTGAATCTGAAAACAACCATCGACAATACAGGAGATGCGGATGTCAAAGTCATCACAGAAATACTGAATGCAAAAGGAGAGAAGGTTGCAGTAAAAGAGAACATACAAAAGGTCACGCATGGCAAACCGTTTGAACAGAATTTCATTGTGAATCAGCCGGCATTATGGTCTCCCGAAACGCCTGATCTGTATACGGCAAAGTCTGTGATCTATATGAATGGGGCGCAGATAGATACTTACACTACCCGGTTTGGTATCCGTGATATCCGCTTTGTAGCAGATAAAGGATTCTATTTAAACGGGAAGTTGCGCAAGTTCCAGGGAGTATGTAATCACCATGACCTTGGTCCACTGGGTGCAGCGATCAATGTAGCTGCATTGCGTTATCAACTCACGCTTTTAAAAGAGATGGGGTGTGATGCTATCCGGACTTCGCACAATATGCCTGCACCTGAACTGGTTGACCTGTGTAATGAAATGGGTTTTATGATGATGATAGAACCATTTGACGAATGGGATATTGCTAAATGTGAAAACGGGTATCATCGTTTCTTTGCAGAATGGGCAGAGAAAGACATGGTGAATATGTTACGTCATTATCGCAATGATCCGGCTGTGGTGCTTTGGAGTATCGGTAACGAAGTGCCTACACAATGTAGCCCTGATGGATACAAAGTAGCTTCTTTCCTACAGGACATTTGTCATCGTGAAGATCCTACCAGGCCGGTTACCTGTGGTATGGATCAGGTAAGTTGTGTGTTAAACAATGGTTTTGCATCCATGATCGATATCCCGGGATTCAATTACAGGGTACACAGATATAAAGAAGCTTATGGTAAGCTGCCACAAAATCTGGTGTTAGGTACAGAAACTTCTTCTACGGTAAGTTCCAGGGGAGTATACCAGTTCCCTGTAGTAAGAAAGGGCGATGCGGTGTATAAAGATCACCAGTCATCATCTTACGACTTTGAATATTGCTCCTGGTCCAATCTGCCAGATGAAGATCTGGCGATGGCGGAAGATAATGAATGGTCTATTGGCCAGTTTGTATGGACGGGGTTTGACTATTTGGGAGAGCCTTCTCCATACGATGTGGATGGCTGGCCAAATCATAGTTCCATGTTCGGCATCATTGATCTGGCAAGTATTCCCAAAGATCGTTATTACCTGTACAGGAGTGTCTGGAATAAAAAGGTAGCTACATTACATGTACTCCCGCATTGGACCTGGCCGGGTCGTGAAGGGCAGATAACGCCTGTATTTGCTTACACTAATTACCCTTCAGCCGAGTTATTCATCAATGGTACAAGCTATGGCAAACGGTTCAAAAATGATTCTACTACACAAAACCGTTACCGTTTAATGTGGATGAATGCAGTATATGAAAAGGGTGAAATAAAGGTAGTGGCTTATGATGAAAATGGAAAAGCGGCGGAAGAAAAGATCGTTCGTACTGCGGGTAAACCACATCATATAGTACTGGAAGCCAATAGAGATACAATAGCTGCCGATGGGAGCGACCTGGCTTATATACGTGTAAAAATAGTAGATAAGGATGGAAATTTGTGTCCGGCAGATCAGCGGTTGATCACCTTCACCGTTTCAGGTGCAGGTCGTTATAGAGCGGCTGCCAATGGAGATCCGACTTCGCTTGATTTATTTCATCTTCCCCGGATGCATGCGTTTAACGGAGAGCTGACCACCATTGTTCAGTCAAAAGAACAGGCAGGAGAGATTATTGTGGAGGCAAAAGCCAAAGGGCTAAGTCCCGGCAGGATATTGCTCAAAAGCGGGTTTTGA
- a CDS encoding phosphoribosyltransferase family protein, translating into MTFTYSLHKIHHSDSFGFSPDDYSRFKFGDDVVARDFGIALAEGYIRNHLHYVPPEKQLVVISSPYAFIPTATFAMKNHFVFRLNRWLAEEGYPVVQEAKVHRTITYKEDYGELNASERLKLIGNDSFHVDKAFLEGKTVIFLDDIRITGSHERMILRMVEEYELKNDICMLYFAELANHSIHPNIENYLNYHCVKSIFDLEKIIQGDSFQINTRIVKYILNYDYDSFCIFLQNQTENFVNLLYNMALGNGYHTIDAYARNLGFINTYIYPTNNIKA; encoded by the coding sequence ATGACATTCACCTATTCATTACATAAAATCCACCATTCGGACAGCTTCGGTTTTTCACCGGATGACTATAGCCGCTTTAAATTTGGAGATGATGTAGTAGCAAGGGATTTTGGTATAGCCCTTGCCGAAGGGTATATCAGGAATCACCTGCATTATGTGCCGCCGGAAAAACAACTGGTTGTTATTTCCAGTCCATATGCATTCATTCCTACGGCTACATTTGCGATGAAGAACCACTTTGTATTCCGCCTGAACCGGTGGCTGGCCGAAGAAGGTTATCCCGTAGTGCAGGAGGCCAAGGTGCACCGCACTATTACCTACAAGGAAGACTACGGAGAGTTGAATGCGTCTGAAAGGCTTAAACTGATTGGCAACGATTCTTTTCATGTCGATAAGGCGTTCCTGGAAGGAAAAACCGTAATTTTCCTGGATGATATCCGTATTACAGGCAGTCATGAAAGGATGATCCTGCGTATGGTGGAAGAATATGAACTGAAGAACGATATTTGCATGTTATACTTTGCAGAGCTGGCAAATCATTCAATTCATCCGAATATCGAAAATTATTTAAATTATCACTGTGTGAAGTCTATCTTCGATCTTGAAAAGATTATACAAGGGGATAGTTTCCAGATCAATACGAGGATTGTAAAGTATATCCTGAATTACGATTACGATTCATTTTGTATCTTTTTACAGAATCAAACGGAAAACTTTGTCAATTTGCTATATAACATGGCCCTGGGCAACGGGTATCACACCATCGACGCTTACGCCCGTAACCTCGGCTTCATCAATACATACATATATCCGACAAATAATATAAAAGCTTAG
- a CDS encoding TerD family protein, producing MAINLQKGQREAINAPKFTIGLGWDTNSSSTGSGFDLDASVFILGENKKILSDSHFVFYNNKKSPDSAVEHSGDNLTGEGAGDDEQIHVDLSKIDPNVSELCVVVTIHEAEQRRQNFGQVRNSYVRIVDSSTNQVLLKYELEEDFSIETAVEFGRIYKRNNEWKFEAVGAGMKGGLQDYLNKYN from the coding sequence ATGGCAATTAACCTTCAAAAAGGACAGAGAGAGGCAATCAATGCGCCTAAATTCACAATAGGGCTTGGTTGGGATACCAATAGCTCTTCCACGGGCTCCGGTTTTGACCTGGATGCATCAGTTTTCATTCTCGGAGAAAATAAAAAGATCTTATCAGATTCGCATTTTGTATTCTATAACAACAAGAAATCACCTGATAGTGCTGTAGAGCATTCCGGCGATAACCTGACTGGTGAAGGTGCCGGCGATGATGAGCAGATCCATGTAGACCTGTCTAAAATCGATCCGAATGTATCCGAACTTTGTGTGGTAGTGACTATTCATGAAGCAGAGCAAAGGCGCCAGAATTTTGGCCAGGTAAGAAACAGCTATGTTCGCATCGTTGATTCTTCCACCAACCAGGTACTGCTCAAGTATGAGCTGGAAGAAGACTTCTCTATCGAAACTGCCGTTGAGTTTGGCCGTATCTACAAGAGAAACAACGAATGGAAATTTGAAGCTGTAGGTGCCGGTATGAAAGGCGGTTTACAGGATTATCTGAATAAATACAACTAA
- a CDS encoding TerD family protein encodes MAINLQKGQRISLEKSNGTKLERVCVGINWGAIEKKGLFGLGKTKEAVDLDGSCVLYNENKQALEVVYFGNLQSKDRAVKHSGDDLTGDVNGNDGLDNEVITLDFSILSPNVTYVAFVLNSFRGQDFGTIPFASIRIYEGTPSRVTEVFAKYDIAHDAAFAGHVSMVMGVFYKKNGEWKFNAIGEATKDRKLQETVDTVTRQYL; translated from the coding sequence ATGGCTATCAACTTACAGAAAGGACAACGCATCTCCCTCGAAAAGAGCAATGGCACCAAACTGGAAAGAGTATGTGTGGGTATCAACTGGGGCGCTATTGAAAAGAAAGGATTATTCGGACTCGGCAAAACCAAAGAGGCCGTGGACCTGGATGGTAGCTGCGTATTGTACAACGAAAACAAACAAGCCCTGGAAGTTGTCTATTTTGGTAACTTGCAATCCAAGGATAGGGCGGTAAAACATAGTGGTGATGACCTCACCGGCGATGTAAATGGTAACGACGGACTGGATAATGAAGTAATCACACTGGATTTCTCCATCCTCAGTCCTAACGTCACCTATGTAGCTTTTGTACTCAACAGCTTCAGGGGGCAGGATTTCGGTACCATCCCATTTGCATCCATCCGCATTTACGAAGGTACTCCAAGCAGAGTTACTGAAGTATTTGCCAAGTACGATATTGCACACGATGCCGCCTTTGCCGGACACGTATCCATGGTCATGGGAGTATTCTACAAAAAGAATGGTGAATGGAAATTCAATGCCATCGGAGAAGCTACCAAAGACAGAAAACTGCAGGAAACTGTTGATACAGTGACCCGCCAATACTTATAA
- a CDS encoding toxic anion resistance protein, translated as MDINANTTTDVVIASPHIDREGNVDLTTVSSEESKKYDEVSKSLVPGDVNAILNYGAEVEKSMDKYSNDFLTSVRTFNSGEVGGHINDLLTELNYIDVDELEQGGFKSFMSKIPFFKKLVVDVKAMFQKYDTVIANVDKITNKIKAGRINSLKDNTALQTMFDNNVNYIKQMEELIISGQYKYNQLSIKLAEMEGNPTAYQDYEISDMREFLHRLDKRLADMKIVRFIMMQSLAQIRVVQNNNTAIAEKAQSIVSTTIPVWKNQLTIAVALQRQKANVEMQKKVADTTNTILQKNADMLKQNSIEVAKQNESTVVSIETLKRTTSSLIETLAEVKRIHDQGTENRKQLNTELQSLETELRKNVTNV; from the coding sequence ATGGATATCAACGCAAATACAACAACTGATGTAGTCATTGCCAGTCCTCACATAGACAGGGAAGGCAATGTAGACCTCACCACTGTCTCTTCGGAGGAAAGTAAAAAGTACGATGAAGTCAGCAAATCTCTCGTACCAGGTGATGTGAACGCCATCCTGAACTATGGTGCCGAAGTGGAGAAATCCATGGACAAGTACAGCAACGACTTCCTGACCTCCGTACGTACCTTCAACTCCGGTGAAGTAGGTGGTCACATCAATGACCTGCTGACAGAACTGAACTATATAGATGTAGATGAACTGGAACAGGGCGGATTCAAATCCTTCATGTCTAAAATACCTTTCTTCAAGAAGCTGGTAGTGGATGTGAAAGCAATGTTCCAGAAGTACGATACCGTGATCGCGAATGTGGACAAAATCACCAATAAGATCAAAGCGGGTCGTATCAACTCACTGAAGGACAACACTGCCCTGCAGACGATGTTCGACAACAATGTGAACTACATCAAGCAGATGGAAGAACTGATCATCTCCGGTCAGTACAAATACAATCAGCTGAGCATAAAGCTGGCGGAAATGGAAGGTAACCCGACTGCATACCAGGATTACGAAATCTCTGATATGCGCGAGTTCCTGCACCGTCTGGACAAGCGCCTGGCCGATATGAAGATCGTACGCTTCATCATGATGCAGTCCCTGGCACAGATCAGGGTCGTGCAGAACAACAACACTGCTATCGCCGAAAAAGCGCAGTCCATCGTATCTACCACCATTCCGGTGTGGAAGAACCAGCTGACCATCGCCGTTGCCCTGCAAAGACAAAAGGCGAATGTGGAAATGCAGAAGAAAGTAGCAGATACCACCAATACCATCCTGCAGAAGAATGCTGACATGCTGAAACAAAACAGTATTGAAGTAGCGAAGCAGAATGAAAGTACAGTCGTATCTATCGAAACGCTGAAACGTACTACATCGTCCCTGATCGAAACACTGGCCGAAGTGAAACGTATTCATGACCAGGGTACTGAAAACAGGAAACAACTGAATACAGAATTGCAGTCACTTGAAACAGAACTGAGAAAGAATGTAACCAACGTATAA
- a CDS encoding class I SAM-dependent methyltransferase gives MQLSEAIQFIQCDILQYAPVSKWADLGCGSGLFSMALAHYLPEGSTIYAVDHKPATRIPGHGIEIVELDFVFDPFPFGAVDGILMANSLHYVKDKPAFVQKLKRYSSTLLVIEYDIEKPVPTWVPFPLSFRQLTTFFPGNQIKKLNERPSAYGQGNMYAAFISS, from the coding sequence ATGCAGTTATCCGAAGCCATCCAGTTTATACAATGTGATATATTACAGTATGCTCCCGTTAGCAAATGGGCTGATCTGGGCTGCGGTAGTGGTTTGTTTTCTATGGCACTGGCGCATTACCTGCCTGAAGGAAGTACTATTTATGCAGTGGATCATAAACCGGCTACGCGGATTCCCGGGCATGGGATAGAGATAGTAGAGCTGGATTTTGTGTTTGATCCATTTCCGTTTGGTGCTGTGGATGGTATATTGATGGCCAATTCATTGCATTATGTGAAGGATAAACCTGCATTTGTACAAAAGCTGAAAAGATATAGTTCAACCTTGTTAGTTATCGAGTACGATATAGAAAAACCAGTGCCTACATGGGTGCCTTTTCCCCTCAGTTTTCGTCAGCTTACTACATTTTTCCCTGGTAATCAGATCAAAAAATTGAATGAAAGACCCTCTGCTTATGGGCAGGGAAATATGTATGCAGCATTTATTAGTTCGTAA
- a CDS encoding ADP-ribosylglycohydrolase family protein, whose product MTIDEKLRLASTSLFGLSIGDAFRETFFGNEDLITKRLIYKELKPGNWNVTDDTVMAIGIHNILALEGKIDQQKPWLFFNI is encoded by the coding sequence ATGACCATAGACGAAAAACTACGCCTCGCCAGCACTTCTCTATTCGGTCTCTCAATCGGAGACGCCTTTAGAGAAACCTTCTTTGGCAATGAGGATCTCATCACCAAAAGACTAATTTACAAGGAATTAAAACCAGGCAACTGGAATGTCACTGACGATACCGTCATGGCAATAGGCATTCACAACATCCTCGCACTGGAGGGAAAGATCGACCAGCAAAAGCCTTGGCTTTTTTTCAACATCTAA